The following nucleotide sequence is from Microbulbifer sp. A4B17.
CGGGAACTGGTCATCCAGTTCAGCCATTTTCTCCCGTACCGCCGCAGAAACTTCCAGTGAGTTGGAGCCTGGGGATTGGAAAATAGGAATGGCGACAGCCTGGCGGCCGTTGAGCAGGGCGCGCAGGGAGTCCTGGGAAGAGGCCAGCTCCACACGGGCCACATCTCTCAGGCGGGTGATCTCACCATTATTGCCGGTCTTGAGTACAACATCGCCAAACTCCTCTTCACTTTCCAGGCGGCCTTTGGCGTTGATGGAAATCAGGAAGTCTGAGCCGTTCGGCATTGGGGAGGCGCCGATCTGGCCGGCGGAAACCTGTACGTTCTGCTCGCGCACGGCGCTGACAATATCGGCAGCAGTAATGCCTACAGCGGCGGCTTTCTGCGGGTCCACCCACAAGCGCATGGCGTAGTCACCGGAACCGAATACGGCGGCGAGGCCCACGCCGGGAATGCGCGATAGCTCATCGCGAATATGCAGTACGGCATAGTTGCGAATATAGGTAGCGTCGAGGCTGTCGTCCGGGGAAATCAGGTGCACCGCCATCATCAGGTTTGGCGACTGCTTCTGGGTGGTAACACCTTGCAGGCGGACATCTTCGGGCAGGCGCGGCAGGGCCTGGGACACCCGGTTTTGCACCTGTACCTGGGCTTGGTCCGGGTCGGTGCCCAATTCAAAGGTTACGTTCAAAGTCAGGGTGCCGTCACTACCTGCCACTGACTTCATGTAAATCATATTTTCCACGCCGTTAATCGCTTCTTCCAGCGGCGTGGCAACAGTTTCTGAAATCGTCTTAGGGTTGGCACCGGGATAGCGGGCACTCACTTGCACGCTGGGAGGCACAACTTCGGGATATTCGCTGACCGGCAGTGAGGGAATACTGATCAGGCCGACGACGAAAATAATGATCGACAACACGGATGCAAATATCGGTCTGTCGACAAAGAAACGGGAAAAATTCATATACTGCTACTCCGAGAGCGACTTAGTCAGCCGCTCGGATTCCATTGATAGGATTAGCTGAATGTATGGGCTCACTTCGGCAAGCCCCTTGCTCTTTGTTTAGTGGCCAGCGACTTGGGTCGCCTTTACCTGCTCCTGCATGGCCACCATTTCCGGTGCGACGGGCATGCCCGGGAAGAAAATCTTTTGCAGGCCATTCACCACAATTTTCTCGCCGGGCTCCAGGCCGCTGCGGATAACCACAAGATCACCTTGGCGTTGGCCAGCGACCACGGGGCGTTTTTCGGTGACATTACTGTCGTTGACGATGTAGACATAGCGGCGGTCCTGATCGGTAAGAACCGCTTTGCTATTGATTAAAACTGCCTGTGAAACCTCTTCAATCGGCATTTCCACCCGGGCAAATTGCCCCGGCCTGAAAAAGCCGTCCCTGTTGTTAACCACAGCGCGGAACTGAATAGTGCCGGTATGGCTGTTCAGGCGGTTATCAATAAAGTCCAACTCTCCACTGTGTGGATACCCTTGCTCACCGGCGAGGCCTATACGCACAGCAGGCTTTTGCACTCTATTGAGTAAGCTGCGGCCCTTAGCAAAAGTCTGTTCGTCACTTTCGAAATACACGTACATTGGGTCGACAGAGACCAGCGTTGTCAGCAGAGTACTGTCGGCATTGGCGAGATTGCCTTGAGTGACCAGGGCGCGGCTTACTCGGCCACTTATAGGTGCTTTAACTTCGGTGTATTGAAGGTCTAACCGGGCATTTTCCAGTGCCGCCTCGGCAGCGCTAAGGGCCGCTCGGGCCGAATCTCGTGAAGCGATACGTCGATCGTATTCCTCACGGGAGATTGCCTTGCTGTTGAGCAGTTGTTTGGCTCGGCCGGCTTGCTTTTCGCTGTAGGAGAGGTCACTGCGAACTCGGGCCAGGTCAGCCCGGGCTGCGCGCTCGCGAGCCTTGTAAGGGCGGGGGTCGATAGTGAACAGGACATCGCCCTGCTTAACCAGGGTTCCCTCAACAAAGGAAACTTTATCGATATAGCCGCTGACCCGAGGGCGCAGTTCGACGGTTTCAGGCGCTGCCACTCGGCCGGTAAAGCTGCGCCACAAGGTCGTGGCTCCTGCGGATACCTGGGCTACCTCAACAGCGGGAGGAGGGGGCTGCTGACCGCTCGGCTCATCACTATTGCAGCCGGCGAGCACCAGTGCGGATACGCCGAATAGAACTGTCGTTAATTTTCTTACCATAACGCGTGTACTCCCTTTGCTACGGAGGGGAAGGGCTATTGGGTGCTTCTCCCAGTAAGGGCGTAACTCTAGCGGTGGCCAAGGTGTCGGCGGTATTCAGGAACTGTTAATTGATTGCCTATTTCTGCGTTAAGAGTGCTTTTAAGTTAGATGAGGCGCATTCAAGAGGATACTTAAAGAACTGGATATATAACTAGTTGTCTCAATTGCTGACTAAGATATTACATTGATTTTAAGGGGCGCATCGGTCACTGTTACCTATTACTGCAGAGTGATTGCCTAATCCTGCAAAACTGGCCTGAAATTGCCTAAAACTCCGTATACTGTGTGCCACTTCGTTTTAAGGCGTGAACATGGTAGCGGGCACGAGGGGAGCATATGAGCATTGAAAACAGAGCGGAACCCAATTCAGTCGCTGTGGATATGGAGTCTATAAGGCAGAAACTGATTGGCTCTGTGATGCGTCAGGCGCCGGAGCAGGGATTAAATGAAACAGCACTGGGAGGTCTCTCCCTGATCCGCTGCAATGAACCGGGTGCCTGTGCGGCAACCGTGTATACACCTTCCCTGAATTTTATTATTCAGGGGCGAAAGACTCTGGAGTTGGGGGACCGGGAAATCTCCTATATGCCTTTGAGTTATGTGGCCACCTCTGTACATTTACCGATTCTGGGCCGTGTTGAAGACGCCTCTCTGGAAACGCCATTTCTCGGCGTAAAGATAACCATTGACCCACAAGAAGTCGCCGATCTGGTTATGGAGCTTGGGGATAAGGCGCCGGGTGTGGAGGCCGGATATGACTGCCCTGAAGTGAGCTGCGGCCTGTGCCTGACCAAAATGGACTACGGTATGCTCGACGCACTAAACCGGCTGGTGTCTTTACTGGATAGCCCCAAAGATGTCCCCATACTGGCACCATTGGCACGGCGTGAGATTATCTATCGAGCTTTGATGGGGGAAATCGGAGCGCGAATGCGTAAATTCGCAATGGCTGATAGCCAGGCAAATCGCGTGTCCCGGGTGATTGAGGTGCTCAAAGATCGCTTTTCGGAGCCTCTGCGGATCAGTGACTTGGCGGATCAAGCCAATATGAGTGAGTCATCTCTGTACCACAGTTTCAAGCAGATCACCCGTATGTCTCCGCTGCAGTTTCAGAAAAAGCTGCGTTTACACGAGGCGCGCCGACTGATGCTGACTGAGGGGCTGGAAGCGGCTTCCGCCAGTTACCGTGTTGGTTATGAGAGCCCCTCTCATTTCAGTCGTGAGTACAGCCGCATGTTTGGCCTGCCGCCCCGTGCAGATGTGATTAAGTTGCGCGGTGAACAGCGGGTACCGGCTTAATTTGAAACGGGGTTACCCTGTTTTAGTACAAATAAGCTGCACCATCCTTCGGGACTGATATCGCCCTCCACAACCAGGCAGGCATTGGGGGGCTCAAACAGCTGACAGTCCGCGCACTTTTTCCCGTCCTTGGGGGTATCTTGGTAATTTACTTTGTCCTTCTGCGCTTTGATTTGGGCCTGTGCAGAGGATGCTGCAATAAATGTGGCAGGAATTAAAAGTAGTGATGTCCCTGAAAGCTTAAGAAAGTGGCGACGGGAATTGTCTAGAGGCTTTTTCATAAATGAATGCCTGAATGATTAAAAAGGTTTCTGGCATTCAGGTTAGTTGGAGACGGGAGTTTTGCTCGAATTAAAGGCTTTGTTTTGAGCGGTGATTTTATTCTATTTTGTTAAATTGGAGACGGCGCCATAAAGGCGCCGCCTGATTTTTCTTCTTTTATTTGGTTACGCGTATTTTGGCTACAGATTTATCTCCACTGCGAGATACGACCCGAACCTTTAAGCCGTAAGGTGTGATAGCGCGGCCGGCGTCTGGTATTTCTTCACTGCTATAGCTCCGTGTGTCGTTAAACAACGGGTAGCGGCGGTTGTGAATGTCACTTAGGAGTATGCCGTAGTCCTCGAGTAAATCCAGAACCATATCGTCGGCTCTTTCGATGTTAAATGTGGCATCGTGAACCTGATAACGGGTACTGGCAACGGAATCATCACTCCATCTCAATACATTCTGGTCAGCATCAACAACTCCAAGGAAGCCGTTTCCTGGGTGTACGCCAACCCAGTTATTATCGTAGCTGGAATCTACGTACCAAACCAAGAGGCCTTCTGTGAAAGTGAGCATCTTGCCAGCTACATTCACGTGCGCCAATCCGGCATCAACGCCGCGATGCGTGCGCCATTCGAGTAAGTAGTAGTGATCGTGCTCGAGATAGCCTGGGTTTCGGCTAAAGCCTGCAAGGCTGAAGTTGCCATCAGTTTCAGCATCATCGAAAAGGAACGTTGTGTCATCAATTTCGATGGTGATGTCATCGGCAAAAAGACCTGAATTCGCTACGGCGCCATCAGTAATATAGGCAAGCGAAAGGCTAATTTCTTGCCCGCTGTAAGCACTTAAGTCGAAGTCAATATCAATCCAGCCTTCAGAGCTGCCAGTAATGCCGTGGCCAGGATTAGTGCCATTAGGGTTGGTATCTGTAGTTATTGAACCAGGAATGGAGACAAAGCCATCACCGGAATCTACCATGATCGCTGCGTAATCCCAATCCAGCTCAATGTCGTACCAGGCTTTGAAAGAGAGGCTTGCTGTTTCTGCATTGCTCAGATCAACAGATATTGTCATAGAGTTTTGCAGGTTGTTGCCGCTACCACTGAAGTAGGCGTATTCCCCACTGCTGGGTTCGGTAACTATCTCTTGTTTTGCGGGCAGGTCAATTCGGATTGCATCGTTATTGGTACCCTTATGAACTGCTTCATCGAGTAGCAACTCGATACCGCGGCGAGGAATTTCATCCAGGGCAATAGTTTCACCGTGAAGCCAGTTTCCGCCATGGTTGTGTTGCAGGTACTCCTTGGCATATGCGGAAAAGCCTGTGGGTTCTGCACCCGGAGTTACACCAGCCCAGCTACCGCTGGACATAATGGACCAGTAGGAGACTGGTTCTCCACGACCGCTTCCATCGGTATCGTATTCATCGGGCAGGCCCAGGTCATGGCCATATTCATGGCTGACAACCCCTGCAGCGGCGTCCGCCGGCTGAATGGTGTAATCATAAGCAGCCATAGTGCCGCCCCAGTAATCTACCTCCGCAGTAGTCCCTTCAAGTGAATAGACTCCGCCAAGATTCCAACGGTGAGACCAAATGGCGTCTTCACCCAGTTGCCCGCCACCAGCTTCTTCACCAACCGAGGAGTGGAAGATCATGATGTGGTCTACTAAACCATCTGCTTCCCAAAAATCGCCATCACCATCCAAGTCGTAACGGTCTTCAATATCAAAATCTGACAGGTCTACTGTGGGGTCGGCAGCTGCAGCTTCCAGGGCCTCACGAATTAGGGAGCGAGCATCTCCATCGGTGTTATTGCCGTAATAAGCTGCTGGTTGGCTGGCCATATACCAACCTGCTACAGAGCCTTCAACTGAGTAGCTGTTACCGGATTGCTGCCAGTAAAACTGCTGCATGGATAGCATGTTTTCCCCACTGGGACCTTCAAAGCCGTTTTGGGAGAAAAGCAAGTCAGCGTAATGTTCAGCGGCGTAATCCGCGTAGTACATATCACTTTCCCCGGGCTCGATGCTGTTATGGGGAAAATCTGGAAATTCCATCAAAATAGCGAGAACCCGTGCAGTTTGGGCTTCACCGTCGTAGCTCTCAAGTTGAATGTTTCTAGGGTGGCGGCTGCCATGGTTGCGATGAAGCGATCCTTTTCCCCTTTGCAACCGAGGATGTTTATGTCCTCCACGGGCTTCGCTCATCATTCTTACGGTATCACTGGAGAGGTCCTGAGCCGGATTAATGCTATGTGTAGCTCGCTCCTTTAAATAGTTACGCAAAGTACTTTCAGCTTCCGCAATAGTTGCATCTTGGCTGATACGTCCAGAGCGCTTGAGCATATCAATTAATTTGGCTTCATTAGCAATGACCAGGTCGACTTGATCACCACCTTTTTGATGTGAATTAATAGCCTGGGCATTGGCTGCCATCAGGCTCAGAGCGAGCGTGCCGGCGGACAGCAAATTGTTTATTTTTAGCATGATCCCTTCTTGTGCATTCCGAAATAAATTTAAGGCAGCTTTCGAAGCCCAACACAAATAAAGAATATTAAAATAGTTGGGTTTCGAGCTATGGCAGCTTAGGTTTTTTATTATCAGCTACAGAGGAATGACGTTTATAGATGAATAGGCCGCAATAAATTCATGAAATTTTTGTGTGAATTTAAACTAAAGTGTGACGCTTATTTAATCTTTTGGAAGTTTTCAAAAAAACAATTGAAATAGATTTTCCAGCACGCTGACTTTTTGAGTTTTTCGTTCCGCCAAGTTTAGTTTTTTCTTTTTTTCCATGGTAGCCAGAGACAGATTTGTAAGCCTCCACCGGAACGGTTCAAAAGTTGGATCTGCCCGTCATGTGCGTCAATAATTTCCCGGCATAGTGCCAACCCCAAGCCCACCCCTTGTTCTTTCGTTGAAAAGAACGGAAGTAGTGCCTGTTCAAGCACTTTCTCACTCATACCGCAGCCGCGATCGGAGAGTACCAGTTTCTGGCCGAAGCTATCGATGCTAACTTCAAGTTCAATATCGTCAACATCGCTGCCTGCTTCTCGTGAATTCTTAATTAAGTTCAGTAGTGCCTGCTCTATTTGGATCGGGTCAAAATAACCGGCCTCGTCAGGCAGAGAGCCTTTCAGTGAAAAAGGTTGAATTGGCATTATTCGATTAATTAACTCTTGCCAGGTCACTGTCTCGCAGCTTGGGGCTGGTAGCTTAGCAAAAGAAGCGTAGCCTTGAGTGAATTCTGTCAGGTGTTTGCAGCGATCTGCAATAATATCGAATACCTTTTCCAGAGCCTGTTCTTTGCCAGGCTTTGTTATCAGCATTTTTCCTGAGTGTGCGAGAGATGAAATGGGAGCTAGAGAGTTATTTAACTCATGACTGATCAGACGGATAACTTTTTTCCAAACTTCTACTTCCGCACGGGTCAGCTCGCGAGTCATTTCACGCAAGACAATTAGACGATGCTTTTGTGTATTAAGTACAAAAGTACTGTTTCCGATGTGCATGGAGTGTGAGCCATTAGCATCGGAGTAATTAAAAAGCCCATTTTTCCAGCTTTTAATGGCACTAGCTATTTCTTTAGGGCTGTTAGGTAGAAGTTTTTGTAAAAGTAGCCCTTGTAAAGGCTTTCCGTTATTGAGTAGCTGCTTGGCACTACTGTTTGAATAAATAATACGATCGCTTTGGTCCACCAGTAAGAGCGCTTGCGGAGAGGTTTGGATAACGGTGTCTAAAAGCAATTCTCGTTGATAAATATGGGCACGTTCTTTACGTAAGTGCTCGCCAATTTCATTGTATAGCAGCGTTATTTGACGAAGATCGTTGTCTTTGGGGTGTACAAGGGAGATTGAGAAGTCGCCATCACGAAAATTTAGCAGACCATTTTGTAGTGATTTGAGGGTGTTAGTCAGAGGGGCAAGTGTTTGGCGCATGAGTCCAATTAATAATGGTATTGAAACTATAAGTCCAGCTGACCAAGAGAGTGATGGACTAAAGCCTGCCCGGGTACCGAGCCAGGAAATGGTGATACCGACAACTAAAGGAAGGGCCGCTGTTACGATAAGGCGGCCTTCAAGAGAAAAGTATTTCGACATCAATAGGGTATACCGTGTTTTTCCAGACGGCGGTACAAAGCTTGACGGCTCATACCGAGTTCTCGTGCGGCCTGGGCAATAATGCCATTACAATTGGAGAGAGTCTCCTGTAGCAACTCACGGCTGGGCTCAAAACTCACTTCCACTTTATCGGTTGGCGTTTGCTCAGGAAGTGCCAGGACGGCTTCATCGATAGTGTCCTCTTGGCTTAAGACGGCTGCTCGCTGCATAACATTTTGAAGTTCTCGCACATTGCCGGGCCAATGATAGCGAGTAAGGGCGTTTAACGCTTGAGGAGATAGCTTTTTTGAGTTGCCACTTTCCGCGAGGAAGCTCATTGCGAGGGGGGGGATGTCCTCAGGGCGTTCATGCAGTGGCGGAAGGCGCAGTTCTATAACATTGAGTCGATAAAATAAATCCTGGCGAAATTTGCCTTCCTCAATAGCCTTGTGGAGATCCCTATTGGTAGCACTGATTACCCGAACTTTGGTTTTGCGGGTTTGGCTGCTGCCTAAACGTTGGAATTCTCCGGTTTGTAGTACGCGTAGTAGTTTCACCTGGCCGCTAGGTGAGAGCTCGCCAATTTCATCGAGAAATAAGGTGCCGCCATCGGCGGCTTCAAACCTACCCTCCCGTGCCCGATTGCCGGCGCCGGTATAGGCACCGGGTTCGGCACCGAACAGCTCTGCTTCCATCAGATCTTCTGGTAGTGCACCTACATTAACTTTAATAAAAGGCCCTTCTCTCGATGAAGAGTTCGCTTGAACGATCTCAGCAATCTTTTCTTTACCGGCTCCATTTGGTCCGGTGATCAGGATGGGAACTTCAGATTTCGCTACTTGAGTGGCCATCTCCAGCAGCTTTTGCATTTTATCGCTGCGGTAAATTATGCCTTGTAGTAGAAAGTCTTCCCGTAATTGGCGTCGAGCATTCAAAGCCTGTTGCTGGGATGCCTGCTGGCGCTTTTGTAATTCTCCCAGCTCCAATAAATTGTTAATTGTGGATATTAGTTTATTGTCATCCCAGGGTTTGCTCAGGTAATCAGCGGCCCCAGCTCTGACTAACTCGACTGCCATTTCCAGTTGGGTCCAAGCGGTCAGCAGGATAATTGGAAGGTCCGGATTTATTTCCCGAATCGCAAAGAACAGCTCTTTGCCTTCTTCCCCAGAGGTTGTATCAGCGGTGAAATTCATATCCTGGATAACCAGGCTTATATCGCTGTTCTCTCGTAGCAATTGTAATCCGGCTTGAGGAGTAATCGCACAAAGTGGCTGCAAGTCATGCAGGGACAACAGGATCTCCAGAGCGGAAACGATACTGCTGTTGTCGTCAATAATAAGTACTTTGTCCATAGTTTCTAAGACACGCTATTAAGGCGCCTATTATGCAATGTGTTGGTGGCGAGGGGGAATGCTTGTGGCAGGTTTTCCCTGCCACAAATAGATCTGGGAGAGTTAGTGGCCGATATGTTACTCAGCGGGTTTATGGTCGAAGCTGAGTACCCTTGCGAGCTGCCACTTACCATCAACCTGTTTCCAGAGATGAGTAAACTGAGAACTTTCTCGTAAGACTTCAGAATTGTCGTCATTGATGCCATAAAATCGATGGGTACCGGACTGAATAGCACCATAATGGTTAACGGGGTAGACTTTAGAGCTCTCGATTACCAATTCACGACGTGCACGAATGCCACTTCCATTTTCACGCTGTTTACACATATTGGTAATGGCCTTGACAAACTCTTCTCCAGACTTCGCCGTTTGACCCCACTTGTCATGGTACATTTCAAAGTCATCGGTCACCAGGTTTTGTGCTTCACTTAGATCACAATTATTGAATAACGCATCAAATAAGCGTTGGTCAGCTCTTGTGATTTGTTGTACTAGTTCTTCAGTTGCTATTGGGCCAGCAATAACCGGATGCTTTTCCGCTTGTGAGTTTGGGCTTAGGAAGGTTAGCCCCATAAAAAAGAAAGAAGATATTTTTTTAAACAAGATGAATGTCCTTATTATTTATTTTGATGGGGGCTGGGCATATCCGTTGAGCGCGATGGATAAACAATGAAAAATGAATGAAAAAAATTGACCCTTGCTAGGGGGTGAGTAAGTAGGTCACCCCCTCAAGGTTGTTATTTAAATACTTCGGGTGGCTGTTGCCGGTGATATATTCGCTGCTCGTAACGCTGGGGCAAGTGCAGCTGCAAGACTGACTAAAAGTACCAGTAATGCACAAACAACTAGGGGTGCAATTGTTAAAGTGGGCTGTGAGTAATCGCGAACCATATATTGATTGGCAATTAGTGCTGCTGCACTGCCAACTGTGATACCCAGGCTCGCTATCATTCCGTTTTCTATAAGGAAATATCGGCTGATATTGGTACGGGTGGCCCCTAATGCACGTCTAACACCAATTTGCTTGGCCCTTTGATTAATCCAGAATATGGTTAGGCCTACAATGCCAAGAGCTACAATAAAACTCAACATGGCTGCAACAATAGTTAGGACTTTAACCATTAAATTATCGCGGGCATAACTGCGGGCGACATACTCTGTAAGCACTTTTGTTTTTATTACTCTTTGTGGGTCACGTTCAGATAACTTATCCTCTAATACCCTCAATACGTCATTCAACTTTCCTGGTTCAGTCCGAACTAAATAGTTTATATCTTGTGTGTTTCTAACGACGGGAAAAAAGGCTACATTACCTGCATTTGACCATCCCACCCAGGCTCCCAGGTGTCTCTCGACAACACCAATGATTTCTATTGGATGGTTGTTACCATCATATAAAGGTTTACCTATAGGGTCCTGGTTAGGGTACAGTTTTTCAGCGAACTGCTTAGTGATAATGGCAACTGACATTTCCCTAATTTCATTAGGGTCAAAATACTGCATTTCCACATCTGTAAAATTTCGACCCGCAATTAAATTAAGACCTAGAGTATTAATAAAGTGTGGATCTGTATTGTAACGGTTGGAGACGACCCCACCGATTTCCTGATTTGGCTGCGTGTAAAATACGCCAGCAGATCCTGATTGTGATAAGGGTACTTGCTGTGTAACAGATGCATCCTTGACATGGGGAAGTTCGCGTAGCAATTTTAAATCAGAAGGTACTGCACTGATCATGTCATAATCCTGGGGGATTGCCATAACATTTATAGCAATAATTTCTTCCACGGCAATACCTGTCGGTCGTGTTATCTTGCCAATGCGATCCTGTACAATAACCACAATATTACTGATGATCGCCAGTGTTAATGCTAGTTGCATAGCGATTAACATTGCTGAGATTTTGTTGCGCCAGAGGGCAGACAACATAGGTTTCAATTCCAACATGATTCGGCCTTACTGGGTTTTCAGATAAATAGAGGGGTTGGTACGGCTGATACGCCAAGCGGGATAGATTCCTGCGAGTAGGCTTGCAATCAAAGCGAGGCCTATGGCTGCAATCATCATTACCCAATCCATCGTAGCTACAGTATCCATTTGGCCCATGGCTAGGTAGCGGATTCCACTAATACCCATGACCGCAATAAATATTCCGGCGATACCACCGATCACTCCAATGGCAGAACTTTCAATTAAGTGTTGGGTAAATATAGCGCCTCTGCTCGCTCCCAGGGCACGACGGACACCTGCTTCGGGTGCTTTACGCAAAAACTTAGCGAGCAATAAAGCTACAGCATTGATGACGCAAACTAATAAAAAAGCCAGAGATATCCAGCCCAATACACGGTTATCATCTCTGAGGACTTCGTTAAGAACCAGCCATTCAGAGGGCTTGCTCAGGGCGAATTTTAATGGTCGTTCAAAGCGCCCTTGTGTTTTTTCACCATTAATATATGCAGTCAGGAAATCTTCATATTGAGCTTTTTGGTCACTACTATTTATCTCGACCCAATACTGTATCCAAATATCCTCACTTTGTAGGAACCCCTCGTAACCATGGCCTTCACCATTTTTCCACCCATTGGTGTTTCCCCAGCTGTATATTTCCAGTTTCCTGTGTAGTCCGAAAGGCACAAACAGTTTTTCGGCGCTGCCAAAGGCACTGTTGTTAAGGTCATAAACTTTAGGAGCAGGCTCCCAGTGATCAATAACGCCAACAACGATAAAGGGCTCGCCATTTAGGATGATAGTTTTGCCTACACTATCTTCGCCAGAAAACAATTTGTCATTCGTCGACCTGGATAGAACAACA
It contains:
- a CDS encoding ABC transporter permease, with the protein product MFGYYISLALRSLRGTPILSGLMISAIAVGVGASMTVLTLNYMMSQNALKHKDDVLFAVQLDGWNPKETANTANEIPWQLTYQDTQALLRSDIPTRQVAMHRFGFTVQLENSSMRPFTASTRVTTRDFFSLFDVPFIYGGTWENEADTSHVAVVVLSRSTNDKLFSGEDSVGKTIILNGEPFIVVGVIDHWEPAPKVYDLNNSAFGSAEKLFVPFGLHRKLEIYSWGNTNGWKNGEGHGYEGFLQSEDIWIQYWVEINSSDQKAQYEDFLTAYINGEKTQGRFERPLKFALSKPSEWLVLNEVLRDDNRVLGWISLAFLLVCVINAVALLLAKFLRKAPEAGVRRALGASRGAIFTQHLIESSAIGVIGGIAGIFIAVMGISGIRYLAMGQMDTVATMDWVMMIAAIGLALIASLLAGIYPAWRISRTNPSIYLKTQ